One Oceanotoga teriensis genomic window, GCAAATTTTTTATAAAGTGCTTCTTTTGCTGGATTATCAAAATAAATAACAACATTTCTACAAATTATTAAATCATGATTTGTATCAAATTTGTCTGTTAATAAATTAATTCTTTTAAAATTTATAAGGGATTTTAATTTTGGAGAAACTTGATATTTATTATTTTGAAGTTTTGTAAAATATTTTGTTTTTATCGAATTATCAACATTTACAAGGCTTCTTTCATCATATATACCTTCTTGAGCTCTTTTTAAAACGAATTTATCTAAATCAGCCGCTATTACTTTTGAATTTCTTGACATATTAGATTCGTTCAATATTATTGATAAGGTATAAGGTTCTTCACCAGTTGAACATCCTGCACTCCAAATTTTTAAAGAATTATTAGCTTCTTTGTATAATTTTGGAAGCAGATCTTTCTTTAGATAATCCCATTTTTCGGGATTTCTAAAAAATTCTGTAACATTGATGGTAAGTTTGTCCAAGAATTCATCCCATAATATATCTGAACTTTTCAAATCATTAAAATATTCGCTATAAGATTTATAATCATGTTTTCTCATGAGCATATCAATTCTTCTTCTCACTCTATGTTGTTTATAGCCGGTTAAATCCATTTCAAATCTTTTAATAAGGTCCTTTAAAAATTTTTCATAATCATCATCATTATATGGTGAAGAATAAAGGATACTATCGCCCATAAAAACACCTCCATTATATTTGGATACTTATTGAAATGCCTATCCCATCATTTGAATAACTTAAAAAAATATTTTTGTTTATTGGAAATCTTATTATAAAATTATCTTCATGTTTTTCGAAGTAAAATGAATTAATATTTAAATTTCCTGTTTTTATATTATAATATATATTAAATTCTTTTTCCATTATAATTATCTCATTTAAATTGAAATTTTCAAAATTTAAATATATATTTTTAAAAAATAAATAGGGTTTTATATCATGATTTTGAAAATTTAAAGATATACCAAATAAATCTTTGTTTTTTAATGTTAAAGCATATGCTGAGTCATAAAAGTCATTGACTTTAAACCAAAAAGAAGTACTGAAATATTCTTTATTAAAATAAATACCAAAGTATAGATCTTTCATATTTAATATTATATAATCATCTATTATCATATGAAAAGAGTCAAAAGAATTTTTGACATAAAAAATATCTTTTTTGT contains:
- a CDS encoding CheR family methyltransferase; its protein translation is MGDSILYSSPYNDDDYEKFLKDLIKRFEMDLTGYKQHRVRRRIDMLMRKHDYKSYSEYFNDLKSSDILWDEFLDKLTINVTEFFRNPEKWDYLKKDLLPKLYKEANNSLKIWSAGCSTGEEPYTLSIILNESNMSRNSKVIAADLDKFVLKRAQEGIYDERSLVNVDNSIKTKYFTKLQNNKYQVSPKLKSLINFKRINLLTDKFDTNHDLIICRNVVIYFDNPAKEALYKKFADALKPGGVLFVGSTERIFNYREIGLKTIAPFFYQKEN